In Pseudoalteromonas sp. MM1, a single window of DNA contains:
- a CDS encoding monovalent cation:proton antiporter-2 (CPA2) family protein has product MLEIALIYLAAAIVAVPIAKRVGLGSVLGYLIAGILIGPYALGIVGDQTDVMHFAEFGVVMMLFLVGLELQPARLWKLRHSILGLGGLQVVLTAAAIFAFCYWFFAMHWQTALAIGLMLALSSTAIVLQSLEEKGWLKQEAGQNAFSVLLFQDIAIIPILALLPLLAFAPQSSSKGISDSIIASWPVWQQVGVSIAVIAAIIAGGKYVSAPLFRYIAQTHMREIFTIFALFLVVAIALVMQSIGLSPALGTFLAGVVLAESEFRHELEADIEPFKGLLLGLFFITVGASINFELLADEFTTVIALVALLIVIKACILFALAVTFNISKKQRLLFALALAQGGEFAFVLLSVTTTLSILTPEQTSLVTLVVAVSMLVAPLLLMVYEQIQKRSNSTAPEFDKPEQISSAKHVIIAGYGRFGQIMGRLLHAQGYDITVLDHSPSQIELLRRFGNTVFYGDAARQELLEAAGAHTAQMLVVAIDDADKTLEIIKLAHKNYPHLKIVARAIDRRHAYQMLNLKVDAFNRETVDSAINLAVDALELLGNNKQDAQRAGKLFRDHDRAAVLQLAELWGDDASYGVAVRQRMEDLKQVLQQDKQAQSDLNTCEHGDCEDGLTELADRPKKADDSHLE; this is encoded by the coding sequence GTGTTAGAAATAGCTTTAATTTACTTAGCGGCGGCCATAGTGGCTGTACCTATTGCCAAGCGAGTCGGCCTTGGCTCGGTACTTGGTTATTTAATTGCAGGCATACTTATTGGCCCTTACGCCTTAGGTATTGTGGGCGATCAAACTGATGTAATGCACTTTGCCGAGTTTGGCGTAGTAATGATGCTATTTTTGGTGGGCCTTGAGCTACAACCCGCCCGTTTATGGAAGCTACGCCATTCAATATTAGGGCTTGGCGGCTTGCAGGTCGTACTTACCGCCGCGGCTATTTTTGCGTTTTGTTACTGGTTTTTTGCCATGCACTGGCAAACCGCCCTCGCGATTGGCTTAATGCTGGCGCTTTCATCAACCGCTATTGTGCTGCAAAGCCTTGAAGAAAAAGGCTGGCTAAAACAAGAAGCCGGGCAAAATGCGTTTTCGGTTTTACTGTTTCAAGATATCGCCATTATTCCTATTTTAGCGCTACTGCCGCTACTGGCATTTGCACCGCAAAGTAGCTCAAAAGGCATTAGCGACTCCATTATTGCAAGCTGGCCGGTATGGCAACAAGTGGGTGTATCAATCGCGGTTATCGCCGCCATTATTGCTGGCGGTAAGTATGTGTCGGCACCGTTATTTAGATATATAGCGCAAACGCACATGCGCGAAATATTTACTATTTTTGCACTGTTTTTAGTGGTGGCCATAGCGCTAGTGATGCAAAGTATTGGTTTATCTCCGGCACTCGGTACATTTTTAGCCGGTGTAGTGCTTGCCGAAAGCGAATTTAGACACGAACTAGAAGCCGATATAGAACCCTTTAAAGGGCTACTGTTAGGGCTATTTTTTATAACCGTAGGCGCATCAATCAACTTTGAATTATTGGCTGATGAGTTTACTACTGTGATTGCACTCGTTGCCCTACTAATTGTTATAAAAGCCTGTATTTTATTTGCCCTTGCCGTTACCTTTAATATTAGTAAAAAGCAGCGTTTACTGTTTGCTTTAGCGCTTGCCCAAGGTGGTGAGTTTGCCTTTGTACTATTAAGCGTAACCACTACATTAAGCATTTTAACGCCAGAGCAAACAAGCCTAGTGACATTAGTGGTTGCTGTTTCTATGCTGGTTGCCCCACTGTTATTAATGGTTTACGAGCAAATACAAAAACGCAGTAACAGCACCGCACCTGAGTTTGATAAGCCCGAGCAAATTAGTAGCGCAAAACACGTAATTATTGCGGGCTACGGACGCTTTGGGCAAATTATGGGGCGTTTACTGCACGCGCAAGGCTACGACATTACTGTACTTGATCACAGCCCAAGCCAAATAGAACTCCTACGCCGCTTTGGTAATACCGTATTTTATGGTGATGCCGCACGCCAAGAACTGCTTGAAGCCGCAGGCGCACACACGGCACAAATGTTGGTAGTCGCAATAGACGATGCAGATAAAACCCTCGAGATTATTAAACTTGCGCATAAAAACTACCCACACCTTAAAATTGTTGCCCGCGCAATCGACCGTCGCCATGCGTATCAAATGCTTAACTTAAAAGTAGATGCCTTTAACCGTGAAACAGTCGACTCAGCTATTAACTTAGCGGTAGATGCGTTAGAGCTGTTAGGTAACAATAAACAAGATGCCCAGCGCGCCGGTAAACTATTTAGAGACCACGACCGCGCTGCTGTATTGCAACTTGCCGAGCTGTGGGGCGACGACGCAAGCTACGGCGTAGCCGTGCGCCAACGCATGGAAGATTTAAAACAAGTACTGCAGCAAGATAAACAGGCACAAAGTGATTTAAATACCTGCGAACACGGCGACTGTGAAGACGGCCTAACAGAGCTAGCTGATAGGCCTAAGAAGGCTGATGATTCTCATTTGGAGTAG
- a CDS encoding YcxB family protein → MLKSITVTKKNYTDYAEFIIKKLCAPKDNKGLGFIKNMIVWFVLAFVLMTFFQAESIRLSDFHWQSGLIVAVPFLILIIVFLYNNQKLKKQSIPNENGVMIGNKTIEFQADGICETNHLGSYFYKWQAVEAIEENKGDLYIFVDKLLALIIPASAFTSEAEKEDLKDLIKAHI, encoded by the coding sequence ATGCTCAAATCTATTACTGTTACTAAAAAGAATTATACCGACTATGCTGAATTTATAATAAAAAAGTTGTGTGCGCCTAAAGATAATAAAGGCTTAGGGTTTATAAAAAATATGATTGTATGGTTTGTGTTAGCCTTTGTTTTAATGACTTTTTTTCAGGCTGAGTCTATTCGCCTTTCTGACTTTCATTGGCAAAGTGGGTTAATCGTAGCAGTGCCTTTTTTAATATTAATTATTGTATTTTTATACAATAATCAGAAGTTAAAAAAGCAATCAATCCCCAATGAAAATGGCGTAATGATTGGCAATAAAACAATTGAGTTTCAAGCTGATGGCATTTGCGAAACTAATCACCTAGGAAGTTACTTTTATAAATGGCAAGCCGTTGAAGCAATAGAAGAAAATAAAGGCGACTTATATATATTTGTAGATAAGCTATTGGCTTTAATAATCCCCGCGAGCGCTTTTACAAGCGAAGCCGAAAAAGAAGACCTAAAAGATTTAATTAAAGCTCATATCTAG